A genomic stretch from Helianthus annuus cultivar XRQ/B chromosome 1, HanXRQr2.0-SUNRISE, whole genome shotgun sequence includes:
- the LOC110931055 gene encoding extensin-like, translating to MPPRFFRRRGRGKGPITAPNNNEAGPSNARAPSTTESDDPQQNRRNLFEPARRSVSHSSTPPNPYGPRSDYEASNPQPSYIPLQRSLSHNSFGDPTPVFRGRFNPANFLQEPGNFNPLGPEDHFSGDHADDMDEDTDPVEPASGTPNHPIEISDGSSFHGSPYVGPDSFQAMFTRHEWYYTPPRHSPPQQQQQQQQDSPEDPRFVAVTPPPPPPPVQPAPPQPPRRRRTGARISVRTGDFHFSSPRQSSASHYPPHQEDPQMGGPSQPVAPQPPPMGFDNPIPAYTSSMAYNPFEPPVHNNYNYAEADPYMVTANYNTQGPYGDPWGVGYPTHGYPIPPRPIVRAQSQPPRFSPPEHEEILQRLDYVEREFHRERRERETFFQGLTSLIKGKSKKDR from the coding sequence ATGCCGCCAAGATTCTTCAGGAGAAGAGGAAGGGGCAAGGGGCCAATCACCGCCCCCAATAATAATGAAGCTGGACCCTCGAATGCGAGAGCTCCATCCACCACGGAGAGTGACGATCCCCAGCAGAAccggaggaacctctttgagccagcTCGACGGTCGGTCTCACACAGTTCAACACCTCCTAACCCTTATGGGCCACGATCGGATTACGAGGCCAGCAACCCTCAACCTTCATACATACCATTACAGCGATCCTTATCGCACAACTCCTTCGGTGACCCTACACCAGTTTTTAGGGGCCGGTTTAACCCGGCAAACTTCCTACAAGAACCAGGAAATTTTAACCCATTAGGTCCAGAAGATCATTTCTCTGGAGATCATGCGGacgacatggacgaggatacggaccctgTCGAGCCTGCCAGTggtacaccaaaccacccgatagagatctcTGACGGATCTTCCTTTCACGGATCGCCCTATGTTGGTCCTGATAGCTTTCAAGCCATGTTTACCAGGCACGAATGGTACTATACGCCCCCTCGCCATTCGccgcctcagcagcagcaacagcagcaacaagaTTCCCCTGAGGATCCAAGgttcgtggcagtcacgccaccacctcctccgccaccagttcaaccggCACCCCCGCAaccaccaaggcgtaggagaaccgGAGCGCGCATATCTGTGCGAACAGGAGACTTTCATTTTAGTTCTCCACGCCAATCAAGTgccagccactacccgccacatCAAGAAGATCCACAAATGGGTGGGCCTTCGCAACCAGTTGCACCGCAACCCCCGCctatgggttttgataacccaattccgGCATACACGAGTTCCATGGCGTATAACCCGTTCGAACCGCCAGTGCACAACAACTACAACTATGCCGAAGCAGACCCGTACATGGTAACGGCTAACTATAACACTCAAGGACCCTATGGAGATCCATGGGGAGTAGGATACCCAACTCATGGGTACCCGATACCTCCCAGACCTATTGTTCGGGCACAATCGCAACCACCAAGGTTCTCCCCACCAGAGCATGAAGAAATTCTGCAAAGACTGGACTATGTAGAGCGAGAATTTCACAGGGAGCGAAGGGAGCGAGAAACGTTCTTCCAGGGACTGACAAGCTTGATCAAAGGGAAGAGCAAGAAGGACCGCTGA